The following coding sequences are from one Streptomyces sp. NBC_01294 window:
- a CDS encoding MFS transporter: MALSSPGTGSTTDASDGSDGSDPGRRGMLPLLLVGNSAMYALYVGVAGVLLALQVEDIDPANKVANFGLIAGVSAIFATVFNPVAGALSDRSGRRNPWILGGGLAAVPAMFLLGFADTILLITIAWCLGQAVMNVYQAAITSVVPDRVPMSARGRASAAVGLGLPFGSTLGALIGAAFSEDYRTGYLVFGALVAGAAVLFTACSREQRLPARAPLPVKAQLTAFASALRDHDFRWAFIGRALLVLGYFAVSGYQLYILQDHTVLPDGMKPEAAVAVMMPLTSVAMVVSTVLGGYLSDRFDRRKLFVGASALLSAVALVIPAVSTNWTAMLAFAVVNGLAFGCYMAVDTALVTMVLPKAEDAARDMGVLNIANAGPQIIAPFIASVIVSFSGGYTALFIVAAVLAVAGALAVKPIRGVR, from the coding sequence GTGGCCCTTTCCTCCCCCGGCACCGGCTCCACCACCGACGCGTCCGACGGGTCCGACGGGTCCGACCCCGGACGGCGCGGGATGCTCCCCCTGCTGCTCGTCGGCAACAGCGCCATGTACGCGCTCTACGTCGGCGTGGCCGGCGTCCTGCTCGCACTCCAGGTCGAGGACATCGATCCGGCGAACAAGGTGGCGAACTTCGGCCTGATAGCAGGGGTGTCGGCGATATTCGCCACGGTCTTCAACCCCGTCGCCGGCGCCCTGTCCGACCGCAGCGGGCGGCGCAACCCGTGGATCCTCGGCGGCGGGCTCGCCGCCGTACCGGCGATGTTCCTGCTCGGCTTCGCCGACACCATCCTGCTGATCACCATCGCCTGGTGCCTCGGACAGGCCGTCATGAACGTCTACCAGGCGGCCATCACCTCCGTGGTCCCCGACCGGGTGCCCATGAGCGCCCGCGGCAGGGCCTCCGCGGCCGTGGGCCTCGGCCTTCCCTTCGGTTCCACGCTCGGCGCGCTGATCGGGGCGGCCTTCTCCGAGGACTACCGCACCGGGTACCTCGTCTTCGGCGCGCTCGTGGCGGGCGCCGCGGTCCTCTTCACCGCCTGCAGCCGCGAGCAGCGGCTGCCGGCCCGCGCCCCGCTGCCCGTCAAGGCCCAGCTCACCGCTTTCGCGAGCGCGCTCCGCGACCACGACTTCCGGTGGGCCTTCATCGGGCGGGCGCTGCTCGTCCTCGGGTACTTCGCGGTCAGCGGCTACCAGCTCTACATCCTGCAGGACCACACGGTGCTGCCCGACGGCATGAAGCCGGAGGCCGCGGTGGCGGTGATGATGCCGCTCACGAGCGTGGCGATGGTCGTCTCCACGGTCCTCGGCGGGTACCTCTCCGACCGGTTCGACCGCCGCAAGCTCTTCGTCGGCGCCTCCGCCCTCCTGTCGGCCGTCGCCCTCGTCATCCCGGCCGTGTCGACCAACTGGACCGCGATGCTGGCCTTCGCCGTGGTCAACGGGCTGGCGTTCGGCTGCTACATGGCGGTGGACACCGCGCTCGTGACGATGGTGCTCCCCAAGGCCGAGGACGCGGCCCGGGACATGGGCGTGCTCAACATCGCCAACGCCGGGCCGCAGATCATCGCGCCGTTCATCGCCTCGGTGATCGTGTCGTTCAGCGGCGGGTACACCGCGCTGTTCATCGTCGCGGCCGTGCTGGCGGTGGCCGGCGCCCTGGCGGTGAAGCCGATCCGCGGCGTGCGCTGA
- a CDS encoding alpha/beta fold hydrolase, translated as MQLHTQTWGEGDRIALLIHGIMADHRTWRRVGPALADRGYRVIAVDLRGHGASGRGEYSPQLYADDVVETLPAGAELAIGHSLGGLTLSLAVDRLKPRRAVFSDPAWHLAAPVEGFGPEMLAQFKTATREEIRAMSPRWEEVDVDIELATLALWDERTALSLAPLFGADLLPAAPVVPSLVQLADPSILINEERARTLKSRGFEVRSVAGAGHTIHRDDFDGFMASLEDWIQGV; from the coding sequence GTGCAGCTGCACACCCAGACCTGGGGCGAGGGCGACCGCATCGCCCTCCTGATCCACGGCATCATGGCCGATCACCGGACCTGGCGCCGGGTCGGCCCCGCCCTCGCCGACCGCGGCTACCGCGTCATCGCCGTGGACCTGCGCGGCCACGGGGCCAGCGGCCGCGGCGAGTACAGCCCCCAGCTCTACGCGGACGACGTCGTCGAGACGCTGCCGGCCGGCGCCGAGCTCGCCATCGGTCACTCCCTCGGCGGCCTGACCCTCTCGCTCGCCGTGGACCGGCTGAAGCCGCGGCGGGCGGTCTTCTCCGACCCGGCATGGCACCTGGCCGCCCCGGTCGAGGGCTTCGGTCCGGAGATGCTGGCGCAGTTCAAGACGGCGACCCGGGAGGAGATCCGGGCGATGAGCCCGCGCTGGGAGGAGGTGGACGTCGACATCGAGCTGGCGACCCTGGCGCTGTGGGACGAGCGGACCGCACTGAGCCTCGCCCCGCTGTTCGGCGCCGACCTGCTGCCGGCCGCCCCGGTGGTTCCCTCGCTCGTGCAGCTCGCCGACCCGAGCATCCTGATCAACGAAGAGCGGGCGCGGACGCTCAAGAGCCGCGGTTTCGAGGTGCGTTCGGTCGCGGGGGCCGGACACACGATCCACCGGGACGACTTCGACGGGTTCATGGCCTCCCTCGAGGACTGGATCCAGGGGGTCTGA
- a CDS encoding amidase, producing the protein MSDSSASSATTAPEAAAAAPGLVAMAAALAEGSVSARRLTEDALCRIAAAQPELNAFRTVRADAALAEADAADRRLAAGERLPLLGVPLAVKDDMDVTGEPTAFGCAGSFPPKTADSEAVRRLRAAGAVIVGKTQTPELGQWPFTEGGAFGETRNPWNPAYTPGGSSGGSAAAVAAGLVPAALGSDGAGSVRIPAAWTHLVGVKPQRGRISTWPEPESFNGLTVNGVLARTVADAALLLDAASGPHPEDLHRPARISAVEAARRTPRRLRIALSFGMPFTATPKSLDPQVRSAVERLAGRLESLGHEVVPEDPRYGPIGLTFVPRATSGVRDWAARVPDPALLDPRTHEAVRTGRVLGGLALRVSRRAEAGLRWRVGEIFDRFDVVLTPTTATPPLRVGALAGLGAMATDRAMIAACPYAWTWNVLGWPGVNIPAGLTGDGLPMGAQLLGPADSEPLLLALAAQVEAVDGWGSVRPGR; encoded by the coding sequence ATGTCGGATTCTTCAGCTTCTTCGGCGACAACGGCCCCGGAGGCCGCGGCGGCGGCCCCCGGCCTGGTCGCGATGGCCGCCGCACTCGCCGAAGGCAGCGTGTCGGCACGGCGGTTGACCGAGGATGCGCTGTGCCGGATCGCGGCGGCGCAGCCCGAGCTCAACGCCTTCCGGACCGTACGCGCCGACGCCGCGCTCGCGGAGGCGGACGCGGCGGACCGGCGGCTGGCCGCGGGCGAGCGGCTGCCCCTGCTGGGCGTACCGCTCGCGGTCAAGGACGACATGGACGTGACCGGCGAGCCGACCGCCTTCGGCTGCGCCGGGTCCTTCCCCCCGAAGACCGCCGACAGCGAGGCGGTGCGCAGGCTGCGCGCGGCCGGTGCGGTGATCGTCGGCAAGACGCAGACGCCGGAGCTGGGACAGTGGCCGTTCACCGAGGGCGGGGCCTTCGGCGAGACCCGCAATCCGTGGAACCCGGCCTACACGCCCGGCGGTTCGTCGGGCGGTTCGGCCGCCGCCGTGGCGGCGGGCCTGGTCCCGGCCGCGCTGGGCTCGGACGGCGCCGGATCGGTACGGATCCCCGCCGCCTGGACCCACCTGGTGGGAGTGAAGCCGCAGCGCGGGCGCATCTCCACCTGGCCGGAGCCCGAGTCCTTCAACGGGCTCACGGTCAACGGCGTCCTGGCCCGCACCGTCGCCGACGCCGCACTGCTGCTGGACGCCGCGAGCGGCCCGCACCCCGAGGACCTGCACCGCCCGGCGCGCATCTCGGCGGTCGAGGCGGCCCGGCGCACCCCCCGCCGGCTGCGGATCGCCCTCTCCTTCGGGATGCCCTTCACGGCGACGCCCAAGTCCCTCGACCCGCAGGTCCGTTCGGCGGTGGAGCGGCTGGCCGGGCGGCTGGAGTCGCTGGGCCACGAGGTGGTCCCGGAGGACCCGCGGTACGGCCCGATCGGCCTGACCTTCGTCCCCCGCGCGACGAGCGGCGTACGGGACTGGGCGGCGCGGGTGCCGGATCCCGCGCTGCTGGACCCGCGCACGCACGAGGCCGTGCGGACGGGGCGCGTCCTGGGCGGGCTGGCGCTGCGGGTGTCCCGCAGGGCGGAGGCGGGCCTGCGGTGGCGGGTCGGCGAGATCTTCGACCGCTTCGACGTGGTCCTGACCCCGACGACGGCCACGCCGCCGCTGCGGGTCGGAGCGCTGGCCGGGCTGGGGGCGATGGCCACGGACCGGGCGATGATCGCCGCCTGCCCGTACGCCTGGACGTGGAACGTCCTGGGCTGGCCGGGAGTGAACATTCCGGCGGGCCTGACGGGCGACGGGCTGCCGATGGGCGCGCAGCTGCTGGGTCCGGCGGACTCGGAGCCGCTGCTACTGGCGCTGGCCGCGCAGGTGGAGGCGGTGGACGGGTGGGGGTCCGTACGCCCGGGGCGGTGA
- a CDS encoding O-methyltransferase yields MTQQTWTAVDAYFDGLLVDEDEALTAAASDSAAAGLPAHQVAPNQGKLLHLLARIRGARTVLEIGTLGGYSTIWLARALPEDGRLVTLEVDERCADIAAANIARAGLDHLVDIRRGRAVDLLPGLTGLAPFDLVFIDADKPSNPEYLAWALKLTRPGSVIIGDNVVRDGAVVDPASSDPRVQGVRRFTELIAEHPRLTATALQTVGGKGYDGFVMALVTD; encoded by the coding sequence ATGACTCAGCAGACGTGGACGGCGGTCGACGCGTACTTCGACGGGTTGTTGGTCGACGAGGACGAGGCCCTGACGGCCGCCGCGTCGGACAGCGCGGCGGCCGGGCTGCCGGCCCATCAGGTCGCCCCCAACCAGGGCAAGCTGCTCCACCTCCTGGCCCGGATCAGGGGCGCCCGTACCGTGCTGGAGATCGGCACCCTGGGCGGCTACAGCACCATCTGGCTCGCCCGGGCCCTCCCCGAGGACGGGCGGCTGGTCACGCTGGAGGTCGACGAGCGGTGCGCCGACATCGCCGCCGCCAACATCGCCCGCGCCGGACTGGACCACCTGGTCGACATCCGCCGCGGCAGGGCCGTCGACCTGCTCCCGGGGCTGACCGGCCTCGCCCCCTTCGACCTGGTGTTCATCGACGCCGACAAGCCGTCGAATCCCGAGTACCTGGCATGGGCCCTCAAGCTCACCCGCCCCGGCAGCGTCATCATCGGCGACAACGTCGTCCGCGACGGCGCCGTGGTCGATCCCGCCAGCTCCGACCCCCGCGTCCAGGGCGTGCGCCGCTTCACCGAGCTCATCGCCGAACACCCCCGGCTCACCGCCACCGCCCTGCAGACCGTCGGCGGCAAGGGCTACGACGGCTTCGTCATGGCCCTGGTCACGGACTGA
- a CDS encoding IS630 family transposase (programmed frameshift) → MRYPQGGGLTAERQAFRERVRMEAVAMFADGRGSTEVAKELRVSVRSVQRWRRAWLEAGQSGVRSQGPASRPKLSDALFAVLEEELAKGPVAHGWSDQRWTLARIKTLIGWRFHKSMTLSGISQMLRRHGWSHQVPARRAVERDEPAVAGWVKDVWSHVEPPRRRSGPGSSSKTKPGFSMTPPTSRTWARRGTTPVIRVRGRSQRRFSIAALCCYKPGERSRLVYRPKRHTDHKSGGRKSFAWTEYRDLLIAAHQQLGGPIVLVWDNLNVHKDRRMRAFIEEHDWITAYHLPPYAPDLNPVEGIWSILRRTSQANTVFTDPDHLMRRLRHGLRQIQYRSDIIDGCLTGTGLTLTTPRLQGQ, encoded by the exons ATGAGGTATCCGCAGGGTGGGGGTCTGACCGCGGAGAGGCAAGCGTTCCGTGAGCGGGTCCGGATGGAAGCGGTCGCGATGTTCGCCGATGGGCGGGGCAGTACGGAGGTCGCGAAGGAGTTACGGGTCAGCGTGCGATCGGTTCAGCGGTGGCGTCGTGCTTGGCTCGAGGCCGGCCAGAGCGGGGTCCGTTCTCAAGGCCCGGCGTCCCGGCCGAAGCTGAGTGACGCGTTGTTCGCCGTGCTCGAGGAGGAGCTGGCGAAGGGTCCGGTCGCGCATGGCTGGTCTGATCAGAGATGGACGCTGGCCAGAATCAAGACGTTGATCGGCTGGCGGTTCCACAAGTCCATGACGCTTTCGGGTATCTCGCAGATGCTGCGGAGGCACGGCTGGAGCCATCAGGTTCCGGCTCGTCGGGCCGTCGAGCGTGACGAGCCGGCGGTGGCCGGCTGGGTGAAGGACGTGTGGTCGCACGTGGAACCACCGCGGCGGCGCTCGGGGCCTGGATCGTCTTCGAAGACGAAGC CCGGATTCTCGATGACGCCGCCGACCTCCCGCACCTGGGCCCGACGCGGAACCACACCGGTCATCCGGGTCCGTGGACGATCCCAGCGTCGCTTCTCCATCGCAGCCCTGTGCTGCTACAAACCCGGCGAACGCTCCCGCCTCGTCTACCGGCCCAAACGGCATACCGATCACAAGAGCGGAGGCCGCAAGAGCTTTGCCTGGACCGAGTACCGCGACCTTCTCATCGCCGCCCACCAGCAGCTCGGCGGACCGATCGTCCTCGTATGGGACAACCTCAACGTCCACAAAGACCGCCGCATGCGGGCCTTCATCGAGGAGCACGACTGGATCACCGCCTACCATCTGCCGCCCTACGCACCCGACCTCAACCCTGTCGAAGGCATATGGTCCATCCTCCGCAGGACCAGCCAGGCGAACACCGTCTTCACCGACCCCGACCACCTCATGCGCCGGCTACGACACGGCCTACGCCAGATCCAATACCGCAGCGACATCATCGACGGATGTCTCACCGGCACCGGACTCACCCTGACGACACCACGACTACAAGGTCAGTAG
- a CDS encoding type II toxin-antitoxin system PemK/MazF family toxin → MTALSHHSNGHADQPGRDGATATTEADPRAIGPVRTEYAPDPDGDPDPGEIVWTWVPFEENDGRGKDRPVLVVAREAGGRTLLAVQLSSKRHDHDREWVPIGTGPWDSAGRESWVDVDRVLRVHESGMRREACALARGRFGLVVDRLRERYGWQ, encoded by the coding sequence ATGACGGCACTTTCACACCACAGCAACGGTCACGCCGACCAGCCCGGCCGCGACGGCGCCACCGCGACCACCGAGGCCGATCCCCGCGCCATCGGGCCGGTGCGGACCGAGTACGCGCCCGACCCCGACGGGGACCCCGACCCCGGCGAGATCGTGTGGACCTGGGTCCCCTTCGAGGAGAACGACGGCCGCGGCAAGGACCGTCCGGTGCTGGTCGTGGCCCGGGAGGCGGGCGGGCGGACCCTGCTCGCCGTACAGCTGTCCAGCAAGCGGCACGACCACGACCGGGAGTGGGTGCCGATCGGGACGGGCCCCTGGGACAGCGCGGGCCGGGAGTCCTGGGTGGACGTCGACCGGGTGCTGCGGGTCCACGAGTCGGGGATGCGGCGCGAGGCCTGCGCACTGGCCCGGGGGCGCTTCGGGCTGGTGGTCGACCGGCTGCGCGAGCGCTACGGCTGGCAGTAG
- a CDS encoding protein kinase domain-containing protein codes for MSGQQPGRGASPHVFQPLAGDDPTTIAGYRLAAKLGAGGMGKVYLSYTPGGRPVAIKVIRPEFGEDAEFRRRFAQEVQSAQRVQGLFTAPVIDADTDGAQPWLATAYVPGPSLADAVVAHGALPVDAVLLLIAGMAEALHVIHGAGIVHRDLKPSNVLLAADGPRVIDFGIAYAADATSLTGSGVTIGTPSFMAPEQAAGRRVTAATDIFALGQVAAYACTGSPAFGEGTSHGVLYRIVHEEPDLSGIPERLTELVTRCLAKDPEARPSLAEVIALCQAANAETVLRRPEDWLPAPVAADITVRAAAPAPVQTPPPPTVAPAVAAYSPTTPVAPATPPPGYGPPQPSPQPSAQPAPQPQTQPRQPYPTPPPASSPAQAHHYAPTQFPAQPQHVMQPPQAMQPPRPQPYPGWPGQPAAQPPGNQSRRSSILVVVAVVLALVGSGAAYNLLKDKEGQAQGSGSSQGKDKAGGGASGDAKQNPKADPTPTDHKGINLTAGYHLTLGDEDLRPQQGEDGGYELSYDTGGYLDAETSAGNLVLLDPGQEGSLAACRADTRFTKNLYLNKISKGRQICVTTGSGHMGLVTVQGFSPEGSPSKYMTLDVTVWRNAVKS; via the coding sequence ATGAGTGGTCAGCAGCCGGGCCGGGGCGCTTCACCCCACGTCTTCCAGCCACTGGCGGGAGACGACCCGACCACCATCGCCGGATACCGGCTTGCCGCCAAGCTCGGCGCGGGCGGCATGGGCAAGGTCTACCTGTCGTACACCCCCGGCGGCCGACCCGTCGCCATCAAGGTGATCCGCCCCGAGTTCGGCGAGGACGCCGAGTTCCGCCGCCGGTTCGCCCAGGAGGTGCAGTCCGCGCAGCGGGTGCAGGGCCTGTTCACCGCTCCCGTCATCGACGCGGACACCGACGGCGCGCAGCCCTGGCTGGCCACCGCGTACGTGCCGGGCCCCTCGCTGGCCGACGCGGTGGTCGCGCACGGGGCCCTGCCCGTCGACGCGGTGCTGCTGCTGATCGCGGGCATGGCCGAGGCCCTCCACGTGATCCACGGCGCGGGCATCGTGCACCGCGACCTCAAGCCGTCCAACGTGCTGCTCGCCGCCGACGGGCCCCGCGTCATCGACTTCGGCATCGCCTACGCCGCCGACGCGACCTCGCTCACCGGCAGCGGGGTGACCATCGGCACGCCCTCCTTCATGGCCCCGGAGCAGGCCGCGGGCCGCAGGGTGACCGCGGCGACCGACATCTTCGCCCTCGGCCAGGTGGCCGCGTACGCGTGCACCGGAAGCCCGGCGTTCGGCGAGGGCACCTCGCACGGCGTGCTCTACCGGATCGTCCACGAGGAGCCCGACCTCAGCGGGATCCCGGAGCGGCTGACCGAACTGGTGACCCGCTGCCTCGCCAAGGACCCCGAGGCCAGGCCGTCCCTCGCCGAGGTCATCGCGCTCTGCCAGGCGGCGAACGCGGAGACCGTGCTGCGCCGCCCCGAGGACTGGCTGCCGGCCCCGGTCGCCGCCGACATCACCGTGCGCGCGGCCGCCCCCGCGCCGGTCCAGACGCCGCCGCCGCCCACCGTCGCCCCGGCCGTGGCGGCGTACTCGCCCACCACTCCGGTGGCCCCGGCCACGCCGCCCCCGGGGTACGGGCCTCCCCAGCCGTCCCCCCAGCCGTCCGCCCAGCCGGCGCCCCAGCCCCAGACGCAGCCCCGGCAGCCGTACCCGACGCCCCCGCCCGCATCTTCGCCCGCACAGGCCCACCACTACGCCCCGACCCAGTTCCCGGCGCAGCCGCAGCACGTCATGCAGCCTCCGCAGGCCATGCAGCCGCCGAGGCCGCAGCCGTACCCGGGATGGCCCGGGCAGCCGGCGGCCCAGCCTCCGGGGAACCAGAGCCGGCGGAGTTCGATCCTGGTGGTGGTCGCGGTGGTGCTCGCCCTCGTCGGCAGCGGCGCCGCGTACAACCTGCTCAAGGACAAGGAGGGGCAGGCGCAGGGCAGCGGGTCGTCGCAGGGCAAGGACAAGGCCGGCGGGGGTGCGTCGGGCGACGCGAAGCAGAACCCCAAGGCCGATCCGACGCCCACCGATCACAAGGGCATCAACCTCACGGCCGGCTACCACCTGACCCTCGGTGACGAGGACCTGCGGCCCCAGCAGGGCGAGGACGGAGGGTACGAACTCTCCTACGACACCGGCGGATACCTCGACGCGGAGACCTCGGCCGGAAACCTGGTCCTGCTCGACCCCGGCCAGGAGGGGTCCCTCGCCGCCTGCCGCGCCGATACGCGGTTCACGAAGAACCTCTACCTGAACAAGATCTCGAAGGGCCGCCAGATCTGCGTCACCACGGGCAGCGGGCACATGGGGCTCGTGACGGTGCAGGGCTTCTCGCCCGAGGGGTCGCCCAGCAAGTACATGACCTTGGACGTGACGGTCTGGCGCAACGCCGTCAAGAGCTGA
- a CDS encoding TIGR02452 family protein: MSSRLREIARENSEILAAGGYRTRSGRQVALAAALVEAKAGTRIYGPNQVIPDEKLAGGGDGTAVEVTGESSTVAARRLATDPAAGPEGVPVAVLNFASARNPGGGYVRGAKAQEEALCRASALYETLLEAPEYYEAHRAERSTFYTDRVIHSPAVPVFRDDRGELLETPFRAGFLTSPAPNAGTIRRQEPERVAEIPGALVRRAELVLEVAALHGYRRLVLGAWGCGVFQNDPAEVAEAFRGLLAGRFAGVFERVVFGVLDRKPETREAFERAFAGFGT, from the coding sequence GTGAGCAGCAGATTGCGCGAGATCGCTCGGGAGAACTCCGAGATCCTGGCGGCCGGCGGCTACCGGACGCGGTCGGGGCGGCAGGTCGCCCTTGCCGCCGCCCTGGTGGAAGCCAAGGCGGGAACCAGGATATATGGACCAAACCAGGTCATTCCAGATGAAAAGCTCGCCGGTGGGGGCGACGGGACCGCTGTCGAGGTCACGGGGGAGAGCAGCACGGTCGCCGCCCGCAGACTCGCGACGGACCCCGCGGCCGGCCCCGAAGGGGTCCCGGTGGCGGTGCTGAACTTCGCCTCGGCCCGAAATCCCGGGGGCGGATACGTCCGCGGGGCCAAGGCCCAGGAGGAGGCGCTGTGCCGCGCCTCGGCGCTGTACGAGACCCTCCTGGAGGCCCCGGAGTACTACGAGGCCCACCGCGCGGAACGCAGCACCTTCTACACCGACCGGGTGATTCACTCACCCGCGGTCCCGGTGTTCCGCGACGACCGGGGTGAGCTGCTGGAGACCCCGTTCCGGGCCGGCTTCCTCACCTCTCCGGCGCCGAACGCGGGCACGATCCGCCGGCAGGAGCCGGAGCGGGTCGCCGAGATCCCGGGGGCGCTGGTCCGGCGCGCGGAGCTCGTCCTGGAGGTGGCGGCGCTGCACGGGTACCGGCGGCTGGTGCTGGGGGCGTGGGGCTGCGGGGTGTTCCAGAACGACCCGGCGGAGGTGGCGGAGGCCTTCCGGGGCCTGCTGGCGGGCCGCTTCGCGGGGGTGTTCGAGCGGGTGGTGTTCGGGGTGCTGGACCGCAAGCCCGAGACCCGCGAGGCCTTCGAGCGCGCCTTCGCGGGTTTCGGGACGTAG
- the egtA gene encoding ergothioneine biosynthesis glutamate--cysteine ligase EgtA — MPQDSPVPPPPPAPDPAPSPSISETEAEHLIHGICFKTGPPRLIGAELEWILLDAERPGQPLSPERLRAAHTAARALPLNSRVTVEPGGQLELSSDPASSLTECVDDLHADLTAVRAALLAQGVVLRGLGRDPRRPYRRLLHSPRYDAMEAYFDRTGPAGRAMMCASASVQVCVDAGYEEPGVLGHGRRWRLAHLLGAVLVAAFANSPAHEGPYAGWRCARQGIWSDLDSRRALAPPPDAEPRAGWTRRALDTEVMCIRSYDGEPPWEIPRGTTFRDWLRTGGHPALRPPTAEDLDYHLTTLFPPVRPRGHLELRMIDAQPGDDGWLVPVAVVHALFDDPEATETAYRVTKALADAHGPQPAPRNPLWRTAARHGLADPELRTAATACFLAAVEALPRLGASPHVQETVGAFTERFVLRGRCPADDGALRPYAVKEARR, encoded by the coding sequence ATGCCCCAGGACTCACCCGTTCCCCCGCCCCCACCCGCGCCCGATCCCGCCCCCTCCCCCTCGATCAGCGAGACCGAGGCGGAGCACCTGATCCACGGGATCTGTTTCAAGACCGGCCCGCCCCGGCTCATAGGCGCCGAGCTCGAATGGATCCTCCTGGACGCCGAGCGGCCCGGACAGCCCCTGTCCCCCGAGCGGCTGCGCGCCGCCCACACCGCCGCCCGCGCCCTGCCCCTGAACTCCCGGGTGACCGTCGAACCCGGCGGCCAGCTGGAGCTCAGCTCCGACCCCGCCTCCTCCCTCACGGAGTGCGTGGACGACCTGCACGCCGACCTCACCGCCGTACGCGCCGCCCTGCTGGCGCAGGGAGTGGTCCTGCGCGGCCTCGGCCGCGATCCCCGCCGCCCGTACCGCCGGCTGCTGCACAGCCCGCGCTACGACGCGATGGAGGCCTACTTCGACCGTACCGGCCCGGCCGGACGCGCCATGATGTGCGCCTCCGCCTCCGTGCAGGTCTGCGTGGACGCCGGGTACGAGGAGCCGGGCGTGCTCGGGCACGGCCGGCGCTGGCGCCTCGCGCACCTGCTGGGCGCGGTCCTGGTGGCCGCCTTCGCCAACTCCCCCGCGCACGAGGGTCCGTACGCCGGCTGGCGCTGCGCCCGCCAGGGGATCTGGAGCGACCTGGACAGCCGGCGCGCGCTCGCCCCGCCGCCGGACGCGGAGCCGCGGGCCGGCTGGACGCGGCGGGCGCTGGACACCGAGGTCATGTGCATCCGGTCCTACGACGGCGAACCGCCGTGGGAGATCCCGCGCGGCACGACCTTCCGCGACTGGCTGCGCACGGGCGGCCACCCCGCGCTGCGGCCGCCCACCGCCGAGGACCTCGACTACCACCTGACCACGCTGTTCCCGCCGGTCCGGCCGCGCGGCCACCTGGAGCTGCGGATGATCGACGCGCAGCCCGGTGACGACGGCTGGCTGGTCCCGGTGGCCGTGGTGCACGCGCTGTTCGACGACCCGGAGGCCACCGAGACCGCGTACCGGGTCACCAAGGCCCTGGCCGACGCGCACGGCCCGCAGCCCGCGCCCCGCAATCCGCTCTGGCGGACCGCCGCCCGGCACGGTCTGGCCGATCCCGAGCTGCGGACGGCCGCGACGGCCTGCTTCCTGGCCGCGGTCGAGGCCCTGCCCCGGCTGGGCGCGAGCCCGCACGTCCAGGAGACGGTGGGCGCCTTCACCGAGCGTTTCGTCCTGCGCGGCCGCTGCCCGGCCGACGACGGCGCCCTGCGACCGTACGCCGTGAAGGAGGCCCGCCGGTGA